The genomic region AAGTATTTTTCACCCCACACCCACCTCAGTCCTTTCTCCACACAACTTCAGTTTCCTCTCAAGAAAATATATTATATTCCTTGTCTTTGAGCAGTAAACAATATATactttgttatttttttgttgttttcttATCTGCAaagccattacaattataactgtcTGTACCTGTTTCACCATTTATCATAATGAGATACACGTGTCAAGTATTTTTAGCATAATAAATGTTTGGAAAATGTACAATTGAAAAGTACCATAGCTGTTCTGTGgtatttgcattgctactaagaAACACTGCAATCATTCTTCACTACTCCACACACTaaagcccctccccctcccgAGTTGGGTTGTCATCCCAGTAAGCAGCAAACCTCCCCCATCCCCCTTGGATCCCTCGGCCCCTTGAGAGGCCAGGACCCATCTTTTGAAAGGAGCATATAGTGCCAGCAACCCACAGAACAGAAGCAGATCAACCGCTAAATGTATTTCCAATGGTCTCACCTCAATTTGTTTTATATATTGCTATTAAAAATATATGCATATTCAAATATCCTACGTATCTAATTTTCAATAATAATAATGTCGACAGTTTGTGCAAAGGATTGTTACTTATATTTGTCTAGTAATTATTATTTTAGCAAACAATTATTGCTATTCCTCCTATATTGTccctgcagcataccaccctgcagcataccaccctgcagcataccaccctgcagcataccaccctgcagcataCCAAACTGGAGCAAAccaccctgcagcataccaccctggagCATACCACCCtggagcataccaccctgcagcataccaccctggagCCTACCACCCtggagcataccaccctgcagcataccaccctggagCATACCACCCTGGAGCATACCACCCtggagcataccaccctgcagcataccaccctgcagcataccaccctggagCATACCACCCtggagcataccaccctgcagcataccaccctggagcataccaccctgcagcataccaccctgcagcataccaccctggagCATACCACCCtggagcataccaccctgcagcataccaccctggagcataccaccctgcagcataccaccctgcagcataccaccctgcagcataccaccctggagcataccaccctgcagcataccaccctggagCATACCACCCtggagcataccaccctgcagcataccaccctgcaacataccaccctgcagcataccatcctgcagcataccaccctggagCATACCACCCTGGAGCATACCACCCTGGAGCATACCACCAtggagcataccaccctgcagcataccaccctggagCATACCACCCTGGAGCATACCACCCTGGAGCATACCACCCtggagcataccaccctgcagcataccaccctgcagcataccaccctggagcatacatttacattacatttacattacatttaagtcatttagcagacgctcttatccagagcgacttacaaattggtgaattcaccttctgacatccagtggaacagccactttacaatagtgcatctaaatcattaaggggggtggtgagaaggattacttatcctatcctaggtattccttgaagaggtggggtttcaggtgtctccggaaggtggtgattgactccgctgtcctggcgtcgtgagggagtttgttccaccattggggggccagagcagcgaacagttttgactgggctgagcgggaactgtacttcctcaatggtagggaggcgagcaggccagaggtggatgaacgcagtgcccttgcttgggtgtagggcctgatcagagcctggaggtactgcggtgccgttcccctcacagctccgtaggcaagcaccatggtcttgtagcggatgcgagcttcaactggaagccagtggagagagcggaggagcggggtgacgtgagagaacttgggaaggttgaacaccagacgggctgcggcgttctggatgagttgtaggggtttaatggcacaggcagggagcccagccaacagcgagttgcaataatccagacgggagatgacaagtgcctggattaggacctgcgccgcttcctgtgtgaggcagggtcgtactctgcggatgttgtagagcatgaacctacaggaacgggccaccgccatgatgttggttgagaacgacagggtgttgtccaggatcacgccaaggttcttagcgctctgggaggaggacacaatggagttgtcaaccgtgatggcgagatcatggaacgggcagtccttccccgggaggaagagcagctccgtcttgccgaggttcagcttgaggtggtgatccgtcatccacactgatatgtctgccagacatgcagagatgcgattcgccacctggtcatcagaagggggaaaggagaagattaattgtgtgtcgtctgcatagcaatgataggagagaccatgtgaggttatgacagagccaagtgacttggtgtatagcgagaataagagagggcctagaacagagccctgggggacaccagtggtgagagcgcgtggcgaggagacagattctcgccacgccacctggtaggagcgacctgtcaggtaggacgcaatccaagcgtgggccgcgccggagatgcccaactcggagagggtggagaggaggatctgatggttcacagtatcgaaggcagccgataggtctagaaggatgagagcagaggagagagagttagctttagcagtgcggagcgcctccgtgatgcagagaagagcagtctcagttgaatgactagtcttgaaacctgactgatttggatcaagaaggtcattctgagagagatagcgggagagctggccaaggacggcacgttcaagagttttggagagaaaagaaagaagggatactggtctgtagttgttgacatcggagggatcgagtgtaggttttttcagaaggggtgcaactctcgctctcttgaagacggaagggacgtagccagcggtcagggatgagttgatgagcgaggtgaggtaagggagaaggtccccggaaatggtctggagaagagaggaggggatagggtcgagcgggcaggttgttgggcggccggccgtcacaagaagcgagatttcatctggagagagagggagaaagaggtcagagcacagggtagggcagtgtgagcagaaccagcggtgtcgtttgacttagcaaacgaggatcggatgtcgtcgaccttcttttcaaaatggttgacgaagtcatctgcagagagggaggaggggggagggggaggaggattcaggagggaggagaaggtggcaaagagcttcctagggttagaggcagatgcttggaatttagagtggtagaaagtggctttagcagcagagacagaggaggaaaatgtagagaggagggagtgaaaggatgccaggtccgcaggaggcgagttttcctccatttccgctcggctgcccggagctctgttctgtgagctcgcaatgagtcatcgagccacggagcgggaggggaggaccgagccggcctggaggataggggacatagagagtcaaaggatgcagaaagggaagagaggagggttgaggaggcagaatcaggagaaaggttggagaaggtatgagcagagggaagagatgataggatggaagaggaaagagtagcgggggagagagagcgaaggttgggacggcgcgataccatccgagtaggggcagtgtgggaagtgttggatgagagcgagagggaaaaggatacaaggtagtggtcggagacttggaggggagttgcagtgaggttagtggaagaacagcatctagtaaagatgaggtcgagcgtattgcctgccttgtgagtaggggggaaggtgagagggtgaggtcaaaagaggagaggagtggaaagaaggaggcagagaggaatgagtcaaaggtagacgtggggaggttaaagtcgcccaggactgtgagaggtgagccgtcctcaggaaaggagcttatcaaggcatcaagctcattgatgaactctccgagggaacctggagggcgataaatgataaggatgttaagcttgaaagggctggtaactgtgacagcatggaattcaaaggaggcgatagatagatgggtaaggggagagagagagaatgaccacttgggagagatgaggatcccggtgccaccaccccgctgaccagaagctctcggggtgtgcgagaacacgtgggcggacgaagagagagcagtaggagtagcagtgttatctgtggtgatccatgtttccgtcagtgccaggaagtcgagggactggagggaggcataggctgagatgaactctgccttgttggccgcagatcggcagttccagaggctaccggagaccaggaactccacgtgggtcgtgcgcgctgggaccaccagattagggtggccgcggccacgcggtgtggagcgtttgtatggtctgtgcagagaggagagaacagggatagatagacacatagttaacagggtacagaagaggctacgctaatgcaaaggagattggaatgacaagtggactacacgtctcgaatgttcagaaagttaagcttacgtagcaagaatcttattgactgaaatgattgaaatgatacagtactgctggagtaggctagctggtagtggctgcgatgttgacactacactaatcaagtcgttccgtcgagtgtaatagtttctacagtgctgctattcgggggctagctggctagctagcaggttgattgcgttacgttactttaaaagaacgacaatagctggctagctaacctagaaaatcgctctaggctacacaattgtcttagatacaaagacggctatgtagctagctagctacgatcaaacaaaacaaaccgttgtactgtaatagttactacagtgctgctattcgggggctagctggctagctacgttaaaagaacgacaatagctggccagctaacctagaaaatcgctctaggctacacaattgtcttagatacaaagacggctatgtagctagctagctacgatcaaacaaaacaaaccgttgtactgtaatagttactacagtgctgctattcggggctagctggctagctacgttagaagaacgacaatagctggccagctaacctagaaaatcgctctagactacacaattgtcttagatacaaagacggctatgtagctggctagctacgatcaaacaaatcaaaccgttgtactgtaatgaagtgaaatgaaaatgtgatactacctgtggagcgacgcggaatgttgaccgggtagttggagttcaattcggtagaggttggctagctgttggctagctagctagcagcatttcctacgttaaggacgacaaatagctggctagctaacctcggtaaattaagataatcactctaagtctacacactctaaactgcacaattatcttggatacgaagacagcgaagacaactaccaccctgcagcataccaccctgcagcataccaccctggagCATACCACCCttcagcataccaccctgcagcataccaacctgcagcataccaccctggagCATATCACCCtggagcataccaccctgcagcataccaccctgcagcataccaccctgcagcataccaccctggagcataccaccctgcagcataccaccctgcagcataccaccctggagCATACAACCCtggagcataccaccctgcagcataccaccctggagcataccaccctgcatcccactgctggcttactTCTGAAggtaagcagggttggtcctggtcagttcctggatgggagaccagatgctgctggaagtggtgttggagggccagtaggaggcatgctttcctctggtctaaaaaatatcccaatgccccagggtagTGATTGGGGAAACTGCCCAGtatagggtgctgtctttcagatgggacgttaaacaggtgtcctagtaaccaaaaggatgcaagttcaaatccctgagctgaagaggcagtcaacccactgttcctaggccatcattgaaaataagaatttattcttaactgacatgcctggttaaataaatttaaaaaatgtaaattcaCAGCCAAGCATCACCACTGGACCACAAAGTTGTAGGATcaatcccaaatagcaccctagcccccattgggctctggtcagaagtagtgcactatatagcgaatagTGTGACATTTGGGGTGACAGCTCTGGGGTGTGTCTACAGATTGTTTGATTTTGTGGAGGAAACGTTGTATCATTTCCGAGTACTCCAATCTCTAATGAAGCATTGACATGACCAAATATTGACTTAGCAACTTATTTACAATTCATCATGAGCTTTTGGTGAACCCACTACACAGTCACGCAGTAGAAGATGTCAAGCTCAGCTCAATTATAATTCACTGAAATATTTCAGGACTATACTTGTACTAACAGGATGGCTGTTGTGTTAGAACACAGTAGTGATATTTCAGATAGAGAAGTGATATTTCAGATATAGTAGTGATACTTCAGATagaacagagtagtgatacttcaACATAGCTGAtgtggctgacttgcttaaaacaagtgtggtttctactgacaattgagatattcaaactatggcataaggtcGACGACAAGCGGACAAGAGGCCATCCGTAATTTAGATTAAGACATGAATGAGTGAGCTAGGATGaacatagtcaatataactttTTGTTCTGCACTTTTAAAAAGTAcggcgacagaattcagaacacgttcttacagtatctgtagagtagtgaagtcagaaccgtaggataaataaagggggcatatgagcagacaatgaaagctcttacaatattccatgattacatttctctaaaacaggctataggctacatgtgcaacaccaagtcagaacagtaggataAGTTATGAGTGGAAAGGGACCAAATGATTAAGGTGAGGCACAGCTTACTACGTaacatacagtgagggaaaaaagtatttgatcccctgctgattttgtacgtttgcccactgacaaagaaattatcagtctataattttaatgataggtttatttgaacagtgagagacagaataacaacaacaaaaatccagaaaatgcgtgtcaaaaatgttataaattgatttgcattttaatgataTAATGAATAAGTATTTGaacccctctcaatcagaaagatttctgtttctaaaacggtttgaatgatgtatgtgagtataaaagaactcatatggcaggcaaaatcctgagaagaaatcaaaacaggaagtgagaaatctgagctttgtatgtattcaccagaatcgccaatgaaatccccttgagatatgaatgatgttgcactgcctaggggttccactagatgtcaaccatctatagaaatttgaatgagacttctacggtgttgtgggagtgaatgagagcagaatctatcaggtgtctggcagtcagccattttctgatcacgcTTATTCCGCATGTTATTAACTCTACCTAAATGTACGTATTACCTTAATTACCTGGACACCGCAAATTGACCGGTAAccactgtatataaacacactattgttatttactgctgctctctaATTATTTTTtgttcttatctcttacttttttggggtattttcttaaaactgcattgttggttaaaacctcttagggCTAGGGGGCAGTGTTTGGAAGTTCGGATGAATgacatgcccaaattaaactgcttgttactcaggcccagaagctatgatatgcatataattagtagtattagatagaaaCCTCTCCTctgcagtttctaaaactgttacaatcatgtctgtgagtataacagaactgatatggcaggccaAAATCTGAGGACAATCCATCCggaattatttatttgaggtcacaggccatttcaatgctagtCTATGAGATATACAAAAAAAGGACCCCCTTTTTGCagagatgtcaacagtctttacacAGGGTTTCAGGCGTGTTCCTTGAAAAACGAACAAGCAGTTGTAGTTTCTCCAAGGTGACCCTCATTAGAAAAGCAGTCTTCTTGCGCGAGTGAATGAGGTGCGcacacttcgttatttatcttccATATgtaacatactattctccgtctttAATATTATTGTTTATGGAGATATTAGATCACTTGAGGATTAGAAACatagtttgacttgtttggacgaacATTACCTGTAACTTTTTTGATTCGTTTGAATGTATGTTGAACAAGATGATTACTGAAATCAATGGCgtcaactaaactgacttttttggaTATAAggaaggactttatcaaacaaaacgaccattcattgtgtagctgggacccttgggattgcaaacaggggaagatcttcaaaggtaagtggtttattttatcgctatttctaaTTTTGTGACGCTTGTGCTGGTTTGGAAaggtattttgatgtggggcacaGTCCTCAGAGTCctcaatcgcatggcatgcttttgccgtaaagccttttttgaaatctgacaatgcGGTTGGATTAAGTTACGCTTTTAAAagatgtaagacacttgtattttcatgaatatttaatattacgatttgtgtcatttgaatttggcgcttcACCGGATGTTGTTTTAGTGAAACGCCAGAAGAACCCTGAGACGTAAAAGGTTTTCAGGGcagtttcactgtaaggtttaaaactgttgtattcggggcatttgacaaatacaacttgatttgattgatttgacatACTTTTATCTGTGGCCGATGtcaatctatggcagcacccaagcaGGCTTGAATTTTTTGAGCTCTCACTGTAGATTTTGCtacatagtgtccccatgagtgacagaacacctAGCCAATCACAGCGTAACTAGAGATCTTTACCAACCCCTATGCTCCATATTTTcctctggctgccccaccaccacagaaagcactgagctgaaa from Oncorhynchus masou masou isolate Uvic2021 chromosome 22, UVic_Omas_1.1, whole genome shotgun sequence harbors:
- the LOC135509765 gene encoding sperm acrosomal protein FSA-ACR.1-like, giving the protein MLDVAGKLLGENQDVIQHTTLQHTTLQHTTLQHTTLQHTKLEQTTLQHTTLEHTTLEHTTLQHTTLEPTTLEHTTLQHTTLEHTTLEHTTLEHTTLQHTTLQHTTLEHTTLEHTTLQHTTLEHTTLQHTTLQHTTLEHTTLEHTTLQHTTLEHTTLQHTTLQHTTLQHTTLEHTTLQHTTLEHTTLEHTTLQHTTLQHTTLQHTILQHTTLEHTTLEHTTLEHTTMEHTTLQHTTLEHTTLEHTTLEHTTLEHTTLQHTTLQHTTLETTVLDGAEEVDDDNSCIESSSPRDSPVMDCNTSPPLDREGGAGRVEGGCY